AAGATATTAATCCGATGGGAACATTTTTTAAATCTTCGCGCAGTCGTTTGGCAAAAAAGTAACCAACAGCACTAAAATATTTCATGGTTTCAGGAGTCGATTCTGTCCAGTTTCCCAATAAATTATTCTGGGGATTTTCTGCCGTCAATTTAGGAACCGTAAAAAATCGAATGTTTGGATTTGTTGCATTTTTAGCTTCTTCTTCTCCATCATCAATTCCCCAGCTTACAGACATTTCCATATTCGATTGTCCGGAACAAAGCCAAACTTCTCCAATCAAAATATTTTTTAAAACTACTTCATTGTAACCTTTTATAGAAATTGTAAAAGGCCCTCCAGCTTCAGGAGTTTTAATCGTAATTTCCCATTTTGCCTGATTATTTGCAACAGTTTTATATTCTTGATTATTCCAGCTTGAAACCAGTTTAATTTCTTCTTTTGGATTCGCCCAACCCCAAATTTTCACTTCAGAATTGCGTTGTAAAACCATATTATCACTAAAAATATTCGGAAGCGAAACGTTTGCCATCATAGTACTGGAAATCAATAAAAAGAAAACAAACTTATAGATATTATTTTTCATTTAGCAGTTTCTTTAAAAATGGTGCATATTCGTTTGCTAAAACCTTGTGATCTGCCACATCCGGATGACCTGAACATCCATTTGGAGTCATGGGTTTAAATTTGAAAATCTGAATTGTTTTGTGTGATTTATCATCCGCGAAAGCGTTTTTAACTTTAGTAAGACAGTCTTCAAAAACAACTCCTCTTTCTCCGCCAACCATTGGGCTGTCTGTAATTACAATCTGCACTTTTGGATTGTGTTTGTACAACATTTTAATGAAGTTGATATAATTCGAAACATATTTTTCTGGATTAAAAGGCAGACGCTCTTTCTTTCCATCTCCGCCAGAAAAATCATTTGTTCCTAAAGCAATACTGATGATATCGGGCTGAAAAGCAAAATCATATTTAGGTTTTGAAGCGTCTTTTGTCAGATATAAATTAGGATAAACATCCGGCATTATCGCTTCCTCTTTATTTTCATCATTCCAATTCCTGTACATCCCGATTCCAGAAACACAGCTCATTAAATAATCAACATCAATCGCTCTAGAAAGTGTTGGCCCATAAGCATAATAACCGTTATGATGATCCATATATTCACCTTTATCGCAAGGAACATCAGATGGATCACTCGCGGCACCACAAGTAATAGAATCTCCAATGAATTCGACTTTCTTTTTCTTCTTAAATGAAATCGGAATTAGTTTCGCTGTCGTTCCAGCAAATAATATATTTCCGCTTTGGGCTTCTGTATTTTTATAGATTTCTAAACGATGCTCTTTTTTATTGGAAGTCACCTGGATTGGAAAAGACTGAACCGCTCCTTTTTCAATTTTGATTTTTCCAATATATTTTCCATCCAAAACCAGCTGAACATAATTATGATGTTCATAAGAATCAACGCTTTGAAGCGAAATTGAACATTCATTTCCTGTAAAATTAAAAACCACCGAAGAAGCTGTTCCGATTAAGATAACCTGATCATTTTGAAGTTGATCAACTCGGCCTTGGTATAAAAAAGTTTTATTTGAATTTTGACTTTGTGAATTCGAAACAACCGAAATCAGCAAAAACGAAATTAAAACAGCTATTTTTTTGAGAAACATAATTTAATTGTTAAATATAAATACGATTCACAAATATATTTGAAAGGAAGAATATAGAAAGATACTAAAATGTCAAAATGCAATAAAAAAACACCACATAAACACATCATTTGGTGGCAAAACAAGGCTTATTCGTACTTTTTAGGGGGCTTTTGTACTTTTTAAAGTAAAATAACAACTTATCTTTAGCGTTTCAATTTATATAAGACTAAAAAAATGAAATCGAGCCTACTATTATTTTTACTCCCTGTTATTTTACTTTCTTCTTTCAATGTAAAAAAGAAAGAACCGAAAATTATAGTTCCGAACGCTAAAATTCAGACCGAAATAAATCGCGATTCTATTATTGCTTATGCCAAGCAATATTTAGGAATTCCCTACAAATATGCTAGCAGTGATCCAAACAAAGGATTTGATTGTTCGGGGTTTGTGAGTTATGTTTTTAAACACTTTAACCAAACACTTCCTAGAAGTTCAAGCGGATATAAAAATTTAGGAACAGCTTTAAAACCAGAAGAATTTAAAGTCGGCGATGTCTTAGTTTTTTATGGATATAAAAACAGAAATATTGTGGGGCACGTTGGCATAATCTGCGAAGCAAACGGAATGCAGTCCAAATTTATTCATGCTTCTTCAGGAAAAGCACAACAAGTTACTATAACAGCACTTGATACAGAACATTATACCAAACGCTTTTATAAATGTGTTGATGTTCTATCTAAATAATTTTATTATTATTTTTTCACGCAGATTTTGCAGATTAGAGCAGATTTAATTTGATCTTTTTGCTCACTGCAATAAATAAATCTGCGAGCATCTGCTTAAATCTTTTCAAATCTGCGCGAAATCAACTTTTATTCTTCTGTTAAAAGCTTTAATAAACTTTCATCTCTTTGGTAAATATCTTTATAGAAATTTAATTGTCCGTCACGATCTACCCAAGCTGTAAAATAGCCAATATAAACTGGAACTTTTTTCTTCAATGTATACCAGCTTTCTTTTCCGGCATGCATGGCTTTGTCAATTTTGGCAGGATTCCAAGTTGGATCTACTTTTAGTAATTCGATTGCTAATTCTCTTGGTTTTGCTACACGTACGCAACCGTGACTGAAAGCTCTACTTTCTCTTTCGAACAAACTTTTTGAAGGCGTATCGTGTAAATAAATATTACTTGAATTTGGAAACAGGAATTTCACTAATCCCAATGAATTATTTTTCCCAGGAAGCTGACGAACTGAGCCGTTGTTCCATTCTAAGTTTTTCTTTTGTAGATAATTTTTATCCCTTGCCATTCCGGGTTTTATTTCCGATTTGATAATACTCGGTGGCACATTCCAATACGGACTAAAAACAATATTACTCATCATACCACTGAAAACAACTGTTTTGGTCATCGCTTTACCCACAACAACTGCCGAAGTAAAAGCAATTTTCCCGTCTTCAATGATATACAGTTTAAACTCTGGAATATTGACTTCGATGTATTTCTGACCTTTTTCCAATTCAGGATCAATCCAACGACAACGCTCCATATTAGCGATAATGGTTTTGATTCGCTCTGAAACTGGAATATTCAAATCGTTTATATGTTCTAAAAGAATAGTATTTTTTGGAGCATAGCCGTGACGCAATTCGTAATTTTTCATGGCTTTTATCAAAACCGTATCACAAACTGCACTTTTAGTGTCTTCTTTTAGATCTTTGGTTACAAAAAGCCTTTCTCTAATTTGAGCAATTACGTTTGACGAATCGCCTACTTTCAGACTTTTATACTCTTCTCCTGTTTCAATGATTTTCCAACCACCTTTTTTCTCGATTTCTCTGTATTCTTTTAAAGCATCACGAAGTTTGTAATACTGACTGAACATCTTTCTTTTCTTATCATCCAAAATGGTTGATTTTTTAAAGATAGAATCTGAAAGCACTTGGTAGTTCAGTTTTTTACGAGGCAAAAGCCATTCTAAAGAAAGTACTGTTTTTTCGTCAAAACCACCCACTTTCTCACCATAATAGTAATACAAATTGGAAAGCAGTAAATCCGTATCTTCTTTAGATAGTTTTTTGGCTGGATTATTTTCAAAAACAGCATTTAATTCGTCTTTATAAGGATAATTTGCTTTTAGTCCTTCCTGATCTAAATTTTTGTACTGATTAAATAAAGTATTTCCAAACTCAACCACTCCTTTATTATCCTGCCACAATTGAGTTGATTTGTTTTTTTGATATAAAGAAGCTACATCATTTTTAAATTTATCCAGTTTTGGGTAATTCTCATAAAACTTTGAAATGCGTGTACTGTCAATTGTCAGTTTTAATTCTGGAATCTTTTCAACTGTTTTTATTGAATTCTCTTCCTTTTTATCTGCTTTCGAATTACACGAAAAAACGATCAAAAAAACAACTGCGATAAAGGGCGTATACCAAATTTTCATAAGTAGGAATTTTTATTAAAAGTAAAAAAAATTCTATTAAATCAAAATCTTAAAAACTGAATCTTAAATAAGCCATTTTTAAGCTATCAGCAAATTCTCTAAAAATAAAAAGCTCCAAACAATTTCTTGTTTAGAGCTTTTGCCATATAACCAACCTAATAAAAATTCTTATATAACTGTACCTTTTAATGTAAGGATTTTTGGAGTTGTTTCTGCACTTGTAGTTACAGTAACTGTTTTTGTAAAAGCGCCTTTGTTCGCTGCGTTATAAGTTGCAGTAACTTTAGCCGATTTACCTGGCTGAATTGGTTCTTTTGTGTAATCTGTTGCAGTACAACCGCAAGAACCTTGAACATTTGTAATTACTACAGCTGTTTTTCCAGTATTTTTAAATTCGTAAACAATTGCTTTTGGAGTTCCTTGTGGGATTTGTCCAACATCAATTGTTTCTGCTTTCCAAACAATTGTAGAAGCTGTAGTTTCTGAAATTGCAGTTTCTGAAACTAAGGATTTTACCGGAGCAATTGCCGAAAAAGACATTAGGCCTAAAGCCAAAGCTAACATCGAAATTTTAATCATTTTCATAACGGATATATTTAAAATGGTTTGTAGTTCATTTTGATATTACAAAGGTAATTCAGACAAAACCGAATCGCTGTTAACCGCTTTCAAATGTTTGTTAATGACTTGTTAATCGGCTATTTTCAGGCTAAAATTCATTAATATTACACTCTCAAAATCCCATATTCTTGAAAATTAATAAACTCAACAGTATCATCCTCTTAGGATTGGTAGCCATCATTAGTATATTGGTAGCGCAATTGCTATGGACAAAAGAGGCTTTTACGATTGAACAGAAAAAACTGAGTCAGAAGGCACATATTGCCTTATTGGAAGTAGCTAAAAAATTGTACGAAGGAACGAATCATGAACTGCCTGCTCAGAATCCGGTTCAGAAAATTTCTAATGACTATTATATTGTAAATGTTGATAATGAATTTGAACCCGAAATTTTAGAGTTTTATCTAAAGACGGAATTCAAAAAAATGAATATCACGACCGATTTCGAATATGCCATGTACAATTGTCAAAGCGATGAAATGATTTATGGCGATTATATTTCACTTTCGAAGAAAAAAGCAGAATGTAAAAAGACTGTTTATTTCCCAAAACACAAAAATCTGGTATATTATTTCGCTGTTCGTTTTCCGAATGAAACTACTTATTTGTTTAGTTCCATGCGATTTTGGTTTATCCTTTCAACCGCTTTGATCTTAATTTTACTGATTTACGTTTATTCTATCTTCAAACTTTTACAGCAGAAAAAATATTCCGAATTACAGCGCGATTTCATTAATAATATGACGCATGAGTTTAAAACGCCATTGGCTTCGATTCTGATTGCTTCCAAATATTTGATCGAACAAAAGCCGATTAAAGAAGATAAAAAATTGTATACTTATACGGATATTATCATCAATCAAGGAAATAAATTAAATGGTCATATCGAAAAGATTTTAAACATTGCCAAATCAGATTATACGCCTCTAGAACTTAAAAAGGAAAGTGTTTTAATTGTTCCGATAATTGAAGAAGCGATAGAAAATATCAAGCTGAAATATCCTGAAGCTTCTCTTTCTATTGAAACGGCATCCACTAAATATTCAATAGAAACAGACTCTTTTCATTTTGGCAATCTGGTTTATAATTTATTGGACAATGCAGTGAAATATTGCAATGAAAAACCTGAAATCAAAATTAAAATCATAGAAGAAAACAATTGTTTAAAACTGGAGTTTAATGATAATGGAATTGGGATTAATCCTAAAAAAATATCTTTTATCTTTGATAAGTTCTATCGCGTTCAGAATGAAAAAAGTAATGAAGTCAACGGATTTGGTCTTGGCTTGTACTACGTCAAAGAAATTTGCAGTCTTCAGAGCTGGAAAATAAAAGCCGAAAATAATACAGAAAAAGGTGTTACCATAACTTTATCTATTCCTTATAAAAAATGAGAAACTTCAAAATACTTTATGCAGAAGACGATGAAACTCTTGCGTTTTTAACCAAAGACAATTTGGAACAGAATAATTATGATGTAATTCATTGTCCAGATGGAAAATCGGCATTAAAAATATTTGAAGAGGAAGAATTTGACATCTGTATTTTTGATATTATGATGCCAAAAATGGACGGTTTTGATTTGGCTCAAGCTGTACGAAAAATTGATATTGATGTGCCAATTATCTTTCTTTCGGCAAAAACCTTAAAAGAAGACAGAATTAAAGGCCTTCGTTTAGGTGCCGATGATTATTTGGTTAAACCTTTCAGTATTGAAGAATTGCTTTTGAAGATTGAGATTTTCTTAAAACGTTCACAGAAAAATATTCCGCCGGTAAAAACCATTTACGAAGTTGGAAAATATCAGTTTGACACTAAAAATTTTATTCTTTTTAATGAGGAAGAAAAAGTCGGACTAACGCAACGTGAAGCCGAATTATTGAAACTTTTTCTAGATCATAAAAACTCCGTTTTGAAGCGTGAACAAATCTTAACTTCTTTATGGGGAACCGATGATTATTTTATGGGAAGAAGTTTGGATGTTTTCATTTCTCGTCTTCGTAAAATTCTAGCCAATGAAGACGGAATTTCTATCGAAAACCTTCATGGAATTGGGTTTAGGTTTTCTATTGGGTAAAATAACAATTCTGCTAAAAATAAAGAAAAATCTGTAAATACATTTTCGAAAAACTTCGTATTTTTAATATCTAAATTTCCTCGATATGAAATTACATCACTTGCGAAATGCCACTTTGGTAATTGAAACAGAAAAGCATGTTATTTTAGTGGATCCTATGTTAGGTAAAAGAAAAACGATTCCGCCTTTTACTATTTTCAGATATAAACCCAAACGAAATCCGCTGGTAGCACTGCCTAAAAATAGCCGTGATATTTTAAGCCGTGTGACGCATTGTTTGATAACGCATTTGCATCCCGATCATATTGATAAAGCAGGCGAAGTATTTCTAAGAAGAAAAAGTGTTCCCGTAATATGTAGTGCTAAAGATGAAAAAGCGCTTGTACAGCGCGGACTCAGCGTGATTCAAACTTTAGAATATTGGGAACCACAAAAATTCCTCGACGGAAAAATCACTGGAATTCCAGCTATTCATGGTTATGGTTTTATTGCCAAATTAATGGGAAATGTAATGGGATTTCATATCGAATTAGCTGATCAAAAATCAATTTATATTAGTTCTGATACCATTTTTACAGAACATGTAGAAAAAGTTTTGACGCAATTAAAACCAGATATTTCGATTGTTGCTTGCGGTACAGCAAGACTAGATTTCGGACAACCATTATTAATGCGAATGGATGATATTCTAAAATTTGTTACACTTGCACCAGGAAAAGTTTTTGCCAATCATTTAGAAGCTTTAAATCATTGTCCTACGACTAGACTACAATTAAAAACGGCATTGTCTGATCATGGACTTCTAAACAAAACTGCTATTCCGAAAGATGGAGAATGTTTGGAGTATTAATTTATAAAACTAATAATCCAAATTCGCGTAAAGTGTTAATAGGTTTTGAATACCAAAATAATTCGAAATCTTCTAACGATGTTTCGAAATCATTTTTTACTTCTTGAAAAGTAACGTTTTTTGTCTTTGAAATCGAAATTTTAGATAGAATCGAAATCAGCCATTCGCCTTCTTCTTTGCTAGTCTGAATGTCAAAACTTTCTTTTTTATCATGAAAAGTTAAAGACATCATTTCCCAGCTTCTTCCTTTTTTTGATTTTGTAAAAAGTTCAGCCGAAGGTTTTCCGCCCAACCAAACTACTTTAGCATTTGGTTTTGTGTTGAAATCATTTTGTTCTTCAAGTGCATTAAAAATAAAATCGGGATGAATTTTTGTTTTCGGAATTTTAAAATCGAACCATTCCTGAAGTTCATAATCAAAACAGATTCCATGCATGAAGTTGAAAAGCGATTTCTTTAATCCGAAACTAAATTTATCATGATTGATGCCTGTTGCATCGGTATATTCAATGTCATTATTGGCAAAAGTTCCAATCTTTTCTGTTTTTTTGGTCACGCCAAATTGTTCCGGATATAACCCAACGGGACTATGAGCCGTCAAAGCAAATTGATGCCAAAAACCCGATTGTAAAACTCCAGCTTCAAATAATTGACGAACCATCTCTAAACTATCAACCG
This portion of the Flavobacterium panacagri genome encodes:
- a CDS encoding SGNH/GDSL hydrolase family protein; amino-acid sequence: MFLKKIAVLISFLLISVVSNSQSQNSNKTFLYQGRVDQLQNDQVILIGTASSVVFNFTGNECSISLQSVDSYEHHNYVQLVLDGKYIGKIKIEKGAVQSFPIQVTSNKKEHRLEIYKNTEAQSGNILFAGTTAKLIPISFKKKKKVEFIGDSITCGAASDPSDVPCDKGEYMDHHNGYYAYGPTLSRAIDVDYLMSCVSGIGMYRNWNDENKEEAIMPDVYPNLYLTKDASKPKYDFAFQPDIISIALGTNDFSGGDGKKERLPFNPEKYVSNYINFIKMLYKHNPKVQIVITDSPMVGGERGVVFEDCLTKVKNAFADDKSHKTIQIFKFKPMTPNGCSGHPDVADHKVLANEYAPFLKKLLNEK
- a CDS encoding C40 family peptidase, with the translated sequence MKSSLLLFLLPVILLSSFNVKKKEPKIIVPNAKIQTEINRDSIIAYAKQYLGIPYKYASSDPNKGFDCSGFVSYVFKHFNQTLPRSSSGYKNLGTALKPEEFKVGDVLVFYGYKNRNIVGHVGIICEANGMQSKFIHASSGKAQQVTITALDTEHYTKRFYKCVDVLSK
- a CDS encoding L,D-transpeptidase family protein, with the protein product MKIWYTPFIAVVFLIVFSCNSKADKKEENSIKTVEKIPELKLTIDSTRISKFYENYPKLDKFKNDVASLYQKNKSTQLWQDNKGVVEFGNTLFNQYKNLDQEGLKANYPYKDELNAVFENNPAKKLSKEDTDLLLSNLYYYYGEKVGGFDEKTVLSLEWLLPRKKLNYQVLSDSIFKKSTILDDKKRKMFSQYYKLRDALKEYREIEKKGGWKIIETGEEYKSLKVGDSSNVIAQIRERLFVTKDLKEDTKSAVCDTVLIKAMKNYELRHGYAPKNTILLEHINDLNIPVSERIKTIIANMERCRWIDPELEKGQKYIEVNIPEFKLYIIEDGKIAFTSAVVVGKAMTKTVVFSGMMSNIVFSPYWNVPPSIIKSEIKPGMARDKNYLQKKNLEWNNGSVRQLPGKNNSLGLVKFLFPNSSNIYLHDTPSKSLFERESRAFSHGCVRVAKPRELAIELLKVDPTWNPAKIDKAMHAGKESWYTLKKKVPVYIGYFTAWVDRDGQLNFYKDIYQRDESLLKLLTEE
- a CDS encoding DUF1573 domain-containing protein yields the protein MKMIKISMLALALGLMSFSAIAPVKSLVSETAISETTASTIVWKAETIDVGQIPQGTPKAIVYEFKNTGKTAVVITNVQGSCGCTATDYTKEPIQPGKSAKVTATYNAANKGAFTKTVTVTTSAETTPKILTLKGTVI
- a CDS encoding sensor histidine kinase translates to MKINKLNSIILLGLVAIISILVAQLLWTKEAFTIEQKKLSQKAHIALLEVAKKLYEGTNHELPAQNPVQKISNDYYIVNVDNEFEPEILEFYLKTEFKKMNITTDFEYAMYNCQSDEMIYGDYISLSKKKAECKKTVYFPKHKNLVYYFAVRFPNETTYLFSSMRFWFILSTALILILLIYVYSIFKLLQQKKYSELQRDFINNMTHEFKTPLASILIASKYLIEQKPIKEDKKLYTYTDIIINQGNKLNGHIEKILNIAKSDYTPLELKKESVLIVPIIEEAIENIKLKYPEASLSIETASTKYSIETDSFHFGNLVYNLLDNAVKYCNEKPEIKIKIIEENNCLKLEFNDNGIGINPKKISFIFDKFYRVQNEKSNEVNGFGLGLYYVKEICSLQSWKIKAENNTEKGVTITLSIPYKK
- a CDS encoding response regulator transcription factor encodes the protein MRNFKILYAEDDETLAFLTKDNLEQNNYDVIHCPDGKSALKIFEEEEFDICIFDIMMPKMDGFDLAQAVRKIDIDVPIIFLSAKTLKEDRIKGLRLGADDYLVKPFSIEELLLKIEIFLKRSQKNIPPVKTIYEVGKYQFDTKNFILFNEEEKVGLTQREAELLKLFLDHKNSVLKREQILTSLWGTDDYFMGRSLDVFISRLRKILANEDGISIENLHGIGFRFSIG
- a CDS encoding MBL fold metallo-hydrolase, with product MKLHHLRNATLVIETEKHVILVDPMLGKRKTIPPFTIFRYKPKRNPLVALPKNSRDILSRVTHCLITHLHPDHIDKAGEVFLRRKSVPVICSAKDEKALVQRGLSVIQTLEYWEPQKFLDGKITGIPAIHGYGFIAKLMGNVMGFHIELADQKSIYISSDTIFTEHVEKVLTQLKPDISIVACGTARLDFGQPLLMRMDDILKFVTLAPGKVFANHLEALNHCPTTRLQLKTALSDHGLLNKTAIPKDGECLEY